From Acanthopagrus latus isolate v.2019 chromosome 22, fAcaLat1.1, whole genome shotgun sequence, the proteins below share one genomic window:
- the ints7 gene encoding integrator complex subunit 7 has product MSLSTARSFLSEACYGEQELDANSALMELDKGLRSGKLGEQCEAVVLFPKLFQKYPFPILINSAFLKLADIFRLGNNFLRLCVLKVTQQSEKHLEKILNVDEFVKRVFSVIHSNDPVARAITLRMLGSLASIIPERKNAHHSIRQSLDSHDNVEVEAAIFAAASFSAQSKDFAAGICNKVSEMIQGLDTPVELKLKLIPMLQHMHHDASLASSSRELLQHLVNSYPSTPMVIVTLHTFTQLAASSLVDIPKQLQLLLQYLKDDPRKAVKRLAINDLKLLAKKAPHLWIRENTQTLCECALTSPYNSLKLGMLAVLSTLSGTIAIKQYFSNITGGSSVPPRLTDLVKLAQECCYHSNLAVAAHGVIVLSNIAISCPEKDIVQLEQDTVLGVESLLMLCSQDSSSSAQATLKTALTSLVKLLKSRPHLSQSAVEFLLSQLHLSCDSSRVLMCHALAAIATHLPVLGDGMLGDLVDLYRVASHSSTDKQQELLVSLATVIFVASQSSLSAEVKTVIKQQLENVANGWTVYRIARQASRMGCHEFSSELYQSLRTRVASEHFYFWLNSLKEFSQAEQCLSHVEDGDYSGAMSAIADALRSYQKGIASLTAASTPLSPLTFQCEFIKLRIDTLQALSQLICTCNSLKTSPPPAIATTIALTSGNDLQRCGRIAMQMKVCMDEFRSLAARYADLHQSSFDADYATLRNVELQQQSCLLVSHVIEALILDPQATSFQEYGTLGSVQTESEYERRMMSVFSRVLEEVEGLTKKHPPVSCLHTGCLCDAVIALLKVPLSFQRYFFQKLQSTSIKLALSPSPRTPSEPIPVQNTQQLTLKVEGVVQHGSTPGLFRKIQSVCLNVTSVLQSKTGPDFKIPLDTKTNEIEQRVEPHNDYFSTQFLLNFSILGTHTVTVEASVVDESGIEWKTGPKTTVSVKSLEDPYSQQLRHQLQQAGAQPAPQRSAYARF; this is encoded by the exons aTGTCGCTTTCAACTGCACGTTCATTCTTGTCAGAGGCTTGTTATGGCGAACAAGAACTGGACGCTAACTCCGCTCTTATGGAGCTGGACAAAG GGTTGAGGTCGGGGAAGCTGGGAGAGCAGTGTGAGGCTGTGGTGCTTTTCCCCAAACTGTTCCAGAAGTACCCTTTCCCCATCCTCATCAACTCTGCCTTCCTCAAGCTGGCAGACATCTTCAGACTTGG AAACAACTTCCTGCGTCTCTGCGTGCTGAAAGTAACTCAACAGAGTGAGAAACATCTCGAAAAGATCCTCAATGTGGATGAATTTGTCAAAAGGGTGTTTTCAGTCATACATAGCAATGACCCTGTGGCTAGAGCCATCACTCTGAG GATGCTTGGTAGTTTGGCCTCCATCATCCCGGAGAGGAAGAATGCCCACCACAGTATTCGACAAAGTCTGGATTCTCATGACAATGTAGAAGTCGAAGCGGCCATATTTGCAGCTGCAAGCTTCTCTGCACAGTCAAA AGACTTTGCAGCTGGGATTTGTAACAAAGTCAGTGAAATGattcaag GTTTAGACACTCCAGTGGAACTGAAGCTGAAGTTGATCCCCATGCTGCAGCACATGCATCATGATGCCAGTTTAGCCTCTAGCAGCAGGGAGCTCCTGCAGCATCTGGTCAACTCATACCCCTCTACCCCCATGGTCATTGTCACCCTGCACACTTTCACCCAGCTGGCTGCTTCCTCCCTCGTCGATATCCCAAAGCAG ctgcagctcctccttcaGTACTTGAAAGATGACCCaagaaaagctgtgaaaagACTTGCAATTAATGACCTAAAGCTCCTGGCTAAAAAGGCTCCTCACCTTTGGATCAGAGAAAACACTCAG ACCCTGTGTGAGTGCGCCTTAACCAGCCCATACAACAGTTTGAAGCTTGGGATGTTGGCtgtcctctccaccctctctggAACAATCGCAATCAAGCAGTATTTTAGTAATATCACAG GTGGCTCTTCAGTTCCCCCCCGGCTCACTGACCTGGTTAAACTGGCGCAAGAATGCTGTTACCACAGCAACCTGGCAGTGGCAGCTCATGGGGTCATAGTGCTTTCCAACATCGCCATTTCCTGTCCAGAAAAAG atATAGTACAGTTGGAGCAGGACACAGTTTTGGGAGTGGAGTCCCTTCTGATGCTTTGCAGTCAGGACAGCAGCTCCAGTGCACAGGCCACACTCAAA ACGGCCCTCACCTCATTAGTGAAACTGCTGAAAAGTCGACCCCATCTCAGCCAGTCGGCTGTAGAGTTCCTGCTCAGCCAGCTCCACTTATCCTGTGACTCCTCTCGTGTTCTCATGTGCCACGCTCTGGCAGCCATCGCCACCCACCTGCCGGTGTTGGGTGATGGCATGTTGGGAGATCTGGTGGATCTCTACAGAGTGGCCAGTCACTCCTCCACTGACAAGCAGCAGGAGCTTCTG GTTTCCTTGGCAACAGTGATTTTTGTTGCTAGCCAGTCGTCTCTCTCAGCTGAGGTGAAGACTgtcatcaaacagcagctggagaatGTCGCTAATGGCTGGACGGTGTACCGCATCGCACGACAGGCCTCACGCATG GGCTGCCATGAGTTCTCCAGCGAGCTGTACCAGAGTCTGCGGACCCGGGTTGCATCAGAGCACTTCTACTTCTGGCTGAACAGCCTAAAAGAGTTTTCCCAGGCGGAGCAGTGCTTGAGTCACGTGGAGGATGGAGACTACAGTGGGGCCATGAGTGCCATTGCAGATGCCCTGCGTTCCTACCAAAAGGGCATCGCTTCCCTCACG gccgCCAGCACGCCATTGAGCCCGCTTACATTCCAATGTGAGTTCATTAAGCTTCGGATCGACACCCTGCAAGCCCTGTCGCAGCTCATCTGTACCTGCAACAGCCTTAAAACCAGCCCTCCTCCTGCCATCGCCACCACCATCGCCCTCACCTCGGGCAATGACCTGCAGCGGTGCGGCCGCATTGCCATGCag ATGAAGGTGTGCatggatgagttcaggagtcttgCAGCTCGCTACGCTGATCTACACCAGTCGTCGTTTGACGCCGATTACGCCACCCTTCGCAATGTGGAGCT acaacaacagagctgtcTGCTCGTCTCACATGTAATAGAAGCGCTTATACTGGACCCACAGGCAACCAG TTTTCAGGAGTACGGCACCTTGGGGTCAGTCCAGACTGAGAGCGAATATGAGCGACGGATGATGTCGGTCTTCAGTCGGGTGTTGGAGGAAGTGGAGGGCCTCACCAAGAAACACCCTCCTGTTTCATGTCTG CATACAGGTTGTCTCTGTGATGCTGTCATAGCTCTGCTCAAAGTCCCGCTGTCTTTCCAAAGGTATTTCTTCCAAAAGCTCCAGTCGACAAGCATTAAG cttgccctctctccttcccctcgaACGCCGAGTGAACCGATCCCAGTGCAGAACACTCAGCAGCTGACTCTGAAGGTGGAGGGTGTGGTGCAGCATGGTTCGACTCCGGGTCTCTTCAGGAAGATTCAGTCAGTCTGCCTCAATGTCACCTCAGTTCTCCAGAGCAAGACGGGACCCGACTTCAAG attcctCTCGACACTAAAACCAATGAGATTGAGCAGCGGGTCGAACCCCACAATGACTACTTCAGCACCCAGTTCTTGCTGAATTTCTCCATCCTGGGCACTCACACCGTCACCGTGGAGGCCTCCGTGGTGGACGAGAGTGGCATCGAGTGGAAGACAGGGCCCAAGACAACAGTGTCTGTCAAGTCTCTGGAGGATCCTTACTCCCAGCAGCTCCgccatcagctgcagcaggcggGAGCTCAGCCTGCTCCCCAGAGGAGTGCCTATGCCCGCTTCTAG
- the dtl gene encoding denticleless protein homolog isoform X2: MLFRSIVDRGVGRRRQNDPWLRYPLTSLLEGYQCVRHDEHISYGNLGDSVPPFGLAFSSAGEPQNVLAAANEEGIVRIYDTESRERPLLKEWLAHENAVFDLAWVPGEPQIVTAAGDQMARLWDVKSGELLGSFKGHLCSLKSVAFTPQEKAVFCTGARDGNIMVWDTRCSKKDGFYRQVKQISGAHNKAEATPLTKAKKRRGSARGMAPCVDSQQSVTVVLFRDQHTLISSGAVDGVIKMWDLRKNYTAHRQDPVPLQTYLYPGSCMRSRLGYSGLVLDSVRSNVFCNCTDDNIYMFNLSGTKTTPVEVFNGHQNSSFYVKSTVSPDDQFLASGSSDNHTYIWKISDPKHPPMMLQGHSEEVTSVAWCPTDFTKIASCSDDHTVRIWRLRREMDGAQASVGQANLVGWARSKSPLRPPSRAETTPAKTQRTDSLAGLASPQLAACAPSGAALPLPSSTTSPKPSQDAKAAAARQRTPTSIKEWLSPGRGSPGQVGLPLCRVLSPCPQSPAGSASPTDRRAKRRLEAADNVSLSCEGVEELDCVNRLYPAAKRSRALSGIFCPAQDSRVQTGCHAEDKQALSRQTGKENCSPRAADWLSVMSQKMRNGQGSPSAPRSPSGSKRQEGKTPASPTIRSPHATKKISTYFSRRPLE, translated from the exons ATGCTTTTCCGCTCAATCGTTGATAGAGGAGTGGGCAGAAGAAGGCAGAATG ATCCCTGGCTCAGGTACCCTCTGACGTCCTTGCTGGAGGGCTACCAGTGTGTCCGACATGACGAGCACATCTCCTACGGCAACCTGGGTGACTCCGTGCCTCCGTTTGGACTGGCTTTCTCCTCTG CCGGGGAGCCGCAGAACGTCCTTGCAGCGGCTAATGAAGAAGGCATTGTTCGGATCTATGACACAGAGAGCCGAGAGAGGCCACTTCTTAAAG AGTGGCTGGCTCATGAGAACGCTGTCTTTGACTTAGCCTGGGTACCAGGGGAGCCCCAGATA GTGACTGCTGCCGGGGATCAGATGGCCAGGCTGTGGGATGTGAAGTCAGGGGAGCTTTTAGGCAGCTTCAAGGGCCACCTCTGCAGCCTCAAGTCCGTCGCGTTCACGCCGCAGGAGAAAG CTGTGTTCTGCACCGGAGCCAGAGATGGCAATATTATGGTCTGGGACACCAGGTGCAGCAAAAAAG acGGTTTCTACAGACAGGTGAAGCAGATCAGCGGCGCTCACAACAAGGCGGAGGCGACCCCCCTCACCAAGGCGAAGAAGAGGCGGGGAAGCGCACGAGGCATGGCTCCCTGTGTG GACTCCCAGCAGAGCGTCACGGTGGTTTTGTTTCGGGATCAGCACACACTCATCTCCTCTGGGGCCGTCGACGG TGTGATCAAGATGTGGGACCTCAGAAAGAACTACACAGCACACCGTCAAGATCCCGTTCCTCTGCAGACGTACCTGTACCCGGGGTCATGCATGCGCAGTCGGCTGg GTTACTCCGGTCTTGTTCTGGACTCGGTGAGATCCAACGTTTTCTGTAACTGCACCGACGATAATATCTACATGTTCAACCTCAGCGGAACCAAAACGACTCCAG TTGAAGTTTTCAATGGCCACCAGAACTCCTCGTTTTATGTGAAGTCCACCGTTAGCCCAGACGACCAGTTCTTGGCCAGCGGTTCCAGTGACAATCACACGTACATCTGGAAG atctCTGATCCGAAACATCCTCCCATGATGCTCCAAGGCCACAGCGAGGAGGTGACGTCCGTCGCCTGGTGCCCGACAGATTTCACCAAG ATTGCTTCCTGCTCCGATGACCACACGGTGCGGATCTGGAGGCTTCGCCGGGAAATGGATGGAGCGCAGGCTTCAGTGGGACAGGCCAACCTTGTGGGCTGGGCACGCTCGAAGTCTCCCTTAA GGCCTCCGAGCAGAGCCGAAACAACCCCTGCCAAGACCCAGAGGACAGACAGTCTTGCTGGCCTTGCGTCACCACAGCTTGCGGCCTGCGCTCCCAGTGGCGCCGCCTTGCCTCTGCCCTCCAGCACCACGTCACCCAAACCTTCTCAGGACGCTAAGGCTGCCGCCGCTCGCCAGAGGACGCCGACTTCTATCAAGGAGTGGTTATCTCCGGGCCGCGGATCTCCCGGTCAGGTCGGCCTTCCGCTCTGTCGGGTGCTGAGCCCGTGTCCCCAGAGCCCGGCGGGCAGCGCCTCTCCCACGGACCGACGTGCCAAACGCAGGCTGGAGGCTGCCGACAATGTATCCCTGAGCTGCGAGGGTGTAGAAGAGTTGGACTGTGTTAATCGACTTTACCCAGCAGCCAAGAGAAGCCGAGCCCTGTCTGGAATCTTCTGCCCCGCTCAGGACAGCCGGGTACAAACAGGTTGCCACGCGGAGGACAAGCAAGCCTTGTCGAGGCAGACCGGCAAGGAGAACTGTTCCCCCAGAGCCGCTGACTGGCTGTCAGTGATGAGCCAAAAGATGAGGAATGGTCAAGGAAGTCCAAGTGCACCCAGAAGCCCCAGTGGCTCAAAGAGACAAGAGGGCAAGACACCAGCTTCACCG ACCATCCGCTCACCACATGCCACGAAGAAAATCTCCACGTATTTCTCAAGAAGGCCTCTGGAGTGA
- the dtl gene encoding denticleless protein homolog isoform X1 has product MLFRSIVDRGVGRRRQNALPADPWLRYPLTSLLEGYQCVRHDEHISYGNLGDSVPPFGLAFSSAGEPQNVLAAANEEGIVRIYDTESRERPLLKEWLAHENAVFDLAWVPGEPQIVTAAGDQMARLWDVKSGELLGSFKGHLCSLKSVAFTPQEKAVFCTGARDGNIMVWDTRCSKKDGFYRQVKQISGAHNKAEATPLTKAKKRRGSARGMAPCVDSQQSVTVVLFRDQHTLISSGAVDGVIKMWDLRKNYTAHRQDPVPLQTYLYPGSCMRSRLGYSGLVLDSVRSNVFCNCTDDNIYMFNLSGTKTTPVEVFNGHQNSSFYVKSTVSPDDQFLASGSSDNHTYIWKISDPKHPPMMLQGHSEEVTSVAWCPTDFTKIASCSDDHTVRIWRLRREMDGAQASVGQANLVGWARSKSPLRPPSRAETTPAKTQRTDSLAGLASPQLAACAPSGAALPLPSSTTSPKPSQDAKAAAARQRTPTSIKEWLSPGRGSPGQVGLPLCRVLSPCPQSPAGSASPTDRRAKRRLEAADNVSLSCEGVEELDCVNRLYPAAKRSRALSGIFCPAQDSRVQTGCHAEDKQALSRQTGKENCSPRAADWLSVMSQKMRNGQGSPSAPRSPSGSKRQEGKTPASPTIRSPHATKKISTYFSRRPLE; this is encoded by the exons ATGCTTTTCCGCTCAATCGTTGATAGAGGAGTGGGCAGAAGAAGGCAGAATG CCCTCCCTGCAGATCCCTGGCTCAGGTACCCTCTGACGTCCTTGCTGGAGGGCTACCAGTGTGTCCGACATGACGAGCACATCTCCTACGGCAACCTGGGTGACTCCGTGCCTCCGTTTGGACTGGCTTTCTCCTCTG CCGGGGAGCCGCAGAACGTCCTTGCAGCGGCTAATGAAGAAGGCATTGTTCGGATCTATGACACAGAGAGCCGAGAGAGGCCACTTCTTAAAG AGTGGCTGGCTCATGAGAACGCTGTCTTTGACTTAGCCTGGGTACCAGGGGAGCCCCAGATA GTGACTGCTGCCGGGGATCAGATGGCCAGGCTGTGGGATGTGAAGTCAGGGGAGCTTTTAGGCAGCTTCAAGGGCCACCTCTGCAGCCTCAAGTCCGTCGCGTTCACGCCGCAGGAGAAAG CTGTGTTCTGCACCGGAGCCAGAGATGGCAATATTATGGTCTGGGACACCAGGTGCAGCAAAAAAG acGGTTTCTACAGACAGGTGAAGCAGATCAGCGGCGCTCACAACAAGGCGGAGGCGACCCCCCTCACCAAGGCGAAGAAGAGGCGGGGAAGCGCACGAGGCATGGCTCCCTGTGTG GACTCCCAGCAGAGCGTCACGGTGGTTTTGTTTCGGGATCAGCACACACTCATCTCCTCTGGGGCCGTCGACGG TGTGATCAAGATGTGGGACCTCAGAAAGAACTACACAGCACACCGTCAAGATCCCGTTCCTCTGCAGACGTACCTGTACCCGGGGTCATGCATGCGCAGTCGGCTGg GTTACTCCGGTCTTGTTCTGGACTCGGTGAGATCCAACGTTTTCTGTAACTGCACCGACGATAATATCTACATGTTCAACCTCAGCGGAACCAAAACGACTCCAG TTGAAGTTTTCAATGGCCACCAGAACTCCTCGTTTTATGTGAAGTCCACCGTTAGCCCAGACGACCAGTTCTTGGCCAGCGGTTCCAGTGACAATCACACGTACATCTGGAAG atctCTGATCCGAAACATCCTCCCATGATGCTCCAAGGCCACAGCGAGGAGGTGACGTCCGTCGCCTGGTGCCCGACAGATTTCACCAAG ATTGCTTCCTGCTCCGATGACCACACGGTGCGGATCTGGAGGCTTCGCCGGGAAATGGATGGAGCGCAGGCTTCAGTGGGACAGGCCAACCTTGTGGGCTGGGCACGCTCGAAGTCTCCCTTAA GGCCTCCGAGCAGAGCCGAAACAACCCCTGCCAAGACCCAGAGGACAGACAGTCTTGCTGGCCTTGCGTCACCACAGCTTGCGGCCTGCGCTCCCAGTGGCGCCGCCTTGCCTCTGCCCTCCAGCACCACGTCACCCAAACCTTCTCAGGACGCTAAGGCTGCCGCCGCTCGCCAGAGGACGCCGACTTCTATCAAGGAGTGGTTATCTCCGGGCCGCGGATCTCCCGGTCAGGTCGGCCTTCCGCTCTGTCGGGTGCTGAGCCCGTGTCCCCAGAGCCCGGCGGGCAGCGCCTCTCCCACGGACCGACGTGCCAAACGCAGGCTGGAGGCTGCCGACAATGTATCCCTGAGCTGCGAGGGTGTAGAAGAGTTGGACTGTGTTAATCGACTTTACCCAGCAGCCAAGAGAAGCCGAGCCCTGTCTGGAATCTTCTGCCCCGCTCAGGACAGCCGGGTACAAACAGGTTGCCACGCGGAGGACAAGCAAGCCTTGTCGAGGCAGACCGGCAAGGAGAACTGTTCCCCCAGAGCCGCTGACTGGCTGTCAGTGATGAGCCAAAAGATGAGGAATGGTCAAGGAAGTCCAAGTGCACCCAGAAGCCCCAGTGGCTCAAAGAGACAAGAGGGCAAGACACCAGCTTCACCG ACCATCCGCTCACCACATGCCACGAAGAAAATCTCCACGTATTTCTCAAGAAGGCCTCTGGAGTGA